A stretch of DNA from Micromonospora peucetia:
GAGGTCTCCGGCCTGGGCGCCTCCCCCACCGACGTCGCCGTCAACGGCAAGATCGAGACCTACAACCGCTGCCTCGAGGGCGGCGGGACGGGCAACTGCATCGCCCTGGTCAACTTCTGGCGCACCCTGTCCAACCTGTCGCTGTCCGTCAACGCCGCCGGCCAGGACGGCTGCCGGTCCTCGGCGAACTTCTGGGCGGTGTCCCAGGCGGTGTCGATGCGCCGCCTCGACATCAGCGGCGGCGGGTTGTCGCTGATGGACTACTGCACCGCCGGCCCGCAGTTCGCCAGCGGCGGCTTCATCGCCGACTCCCGGCTGCCCGCCACCACCAACGGCTCCCAGCAGCAGTGGCTGACCCGCAACAGCGAGGTCGCGAGCTGGTCCAACGCCGTGTGGAACCAGGTCTTCGCGGGCACCGTGGGCGCCCCCGACGACGCGGACTTCCCCGACCCGCCGTACACCACGCTGGACACCACGCCCCTGAGCAGGGAGAAGCCCTACCTGTTCCTCGACGACCGGGGCAGCTACCAGGTCCGGGTGCCCGCTGCCCGCCGCGACACCCGGGGCATCTCCTGGGGTGCGGGCATGACGCCGGGCCGGACCATCGGAATCCGGGACTTCTTCGTCGCCAAACCGTCCGATCCGGTGCACGTCATCAACCGCCAACTCGCTCGCGGCAAGCACCTGCTGCTCACCCCCGGCGTGTACGACGTCGGCCGCAGCATCGAAATCAAACGGCCCGACACCGTGGTCCTCGGCATCGGCCACGCCACGCTGACCGCCGTGAACGGCGCCGTTCCACTGGACGTCGCCGGCGTGCCGGGCGTGATCGTGGCCGGGGTCACCGTCGACGCCGGCCCGACCGAGTCGCCGGTGCTGCTTCGGGTGGGGCGCGAGCACGGCCGCAACACCAGCAACCCGCGCAATCCGATCACGCTGTCCGACGTGTACTTCCGCGTCGGCGGGCCGCACATCGGCAGGACGGACACCGCGTTGGAGGTCAACGCCGACCACGTTCTCATCGACCACACGTGGGTGTGGCGTGGGGACCACGGCGTCGAGGGCTTCACCGAGGGGGTCAACGGCGACACCGACCGCTGGCGGACCAACACCGGCCGCTACGGCGCCGTCATCAATGGCGACCACGTGACCGCCACCGGCCTCTTCGTCGAGCACTTCCAGCGGTACAACACGGTCTGGAACGGCGAGCACGGCACGACGATCCTCTACCAGAACGAGTTGCCGTACGACCCGCCGACGCAGGCCGACTGGATGAACGGCGACGTGCGGGGCTGGGCCGGTTACAAGGTCGGCACCCGGGTGCGGC
This window harbors:
- a CDS encoding adenylyl cyclase, which codes for MQSPDRRRRLRRALALGLVLTAVASTTGTAATAGPVRHGAPDFGPNVTIFDPRTPVAEIQATLDAAHARQVDAEMGTARHAYLFKPGSYGTATQPLQVKVGYYTEVSGLGASPTDVAVNGKIETYNRCLEGGGTGNCIALVNFWRTLSNLSLSVNAAGQDGCRSSANFWAVSQAVSMRRLDISGGGLSLMDYCTAGPQFASGGFIADSRLPATTNGSQQQWLTRNSEVASWSNAVWNQVFAGTVGAPDDADFPDPPYTTLDTTPLSREKPYLFLDDRGSYQVRVPAARRDTRGISWGAGMTPGRTIGIRDFFVAKPSDPVHVINRQLARGKHLLLTPGVYDVGRSIEIKRPDTVVLGIGHATLTAVNGAVPLDVAGVPGVIVAGVTVDAGPTESPVLLRVGREHGRNTSNPRNPITLSDVYFRVGGPHIGRTDTALEVNADHVLIDHTWVWRGDHGVEGFTEGVNGDTDRWRTNTGRYGAVINGDHVTATGLFVEHFQRYNTVWNGEHGTTILYQNELPYDPPTQADWMNGDVRGWAGYKVGTRVRHHTLHGGGVYVFNQNNPSIRTENGFEVPVTPGVRLRHIMTVNLSAGTIDHVVNGVGEAADTTRVGAPVYVTRYPTG